Proteins encoded by one window of Salvia splendens isolate huo1 chromosome 14, SspV2, whole genome shotgun sequence:
- the LOC121764355 gene encoding uncharacterized protein LOC121764355, with amino-acid sequence MGDPQPGASTSLSVAGDELKNLMEKIMTDLRDLKEGQTTMHVTQDAMFGDLKELKENQASIHENQTFLHDELNALKALRLSRSNTPRSNHTHHDASEGSNGEEEPYGWYDHGGRGGQGGGRNGNRNGRFGNMMGGRGNGNMGHHGWNGRHRRYRNYEEEEMEPRYDDPTKSIKHTFPEFHGKFDPEAYLEWESQMSKIFSLHNFSEGDKVKVAIAEFRGNADTWWNDTMRRRRMVRGGEVGSWAELCELMRTTFVPKSYFLRLRGEFQDLKQGTKSVMEYYYELLSLMSKVGVEEREEATQDRFIHGLNINLKHKVQVEALRGISLDEVIGFADTFERQSKELVSSRAKWASSQTGGTGTSKWSAPGKKVENMANPNTQGRSIVKALPGTEPIKAIAPMEDKKVQCFKCKGYGHYAHECPNQRVMVIGQDGSVYSEEDEEDGEGVDEDTPLRAMVVLRMLNVQPNLEEHKEQRCNIFHMKCKVKSKTCLVIIDGGSCTNVVCDRLVAKLGLKVLKHPNPYKLQWLGDSGELKVKAQCKVPLTIGEVEEEILCDIIPMTACHVLLGRPWEFDRREFEDVFPEELPSELPPMRGIEHQIDFLPGSSLPNRAAYKANPKETQELQRQVEELLAKGLIRESLSPCAVPVILVPKKDGSWRMFVFLGFVVGKEGVRVDEEKVKAIREWPTPRNVSEVRSFHGLASFYRRFVRDFSTKASPLNYLVKKNVEFKWGEEQERAFSTLKNDLTHAPLLTLPNFDKTFELECDASGVGIGGVLMQEGKPIAYFSEKLNQAQLNYPTYDKELYAIVRCLENWQHYLMHKEFVIHTDHESIKFLGGQHKLDKRHAKWSVFLETFPYVIRYKKGKDNVVADALSRKPFETLHDGTLLVKNRLCIPSCSLRNLLIKEAHLGGLMGHFGLLKTFDILSEHFFWPCMKKHVEKFCSSCLECRQAKSKSNNYGLYTPLPTPTHPWVDLSMDFVLGLPMSHRKNDSIFVVVDRFSKMAHFIPCRKTSDAKFVASLFFKEVVRIHGVPRTIVSDRDVKFLSFFFKTLWGRMGTKLLFSTTAHPQTDGQTEVVNRSLGTLLRALVFENKTSWEECLPIAEFAYNRTIHSTTQQSPFEVVYGFNPLTPLDLSTADLPLSYMVDVDWVWVHFRKICFPDKARSKLAPRGDGPFMVLERVNDNAYIIDLPGDDPDLRTNPSQEGE; translated from the exons CGCTTTGAAGGCCTTGCGACTATCAAGGTCAAATACCCCTAGGAGCAATCACACACATCATGATGCCTCCGAGGGGAGTAATGGAGAGGAAGAGCCATATGGTTGGTACGATCATGGGGGGCGTGGGGGACAAGGAGGAGGACGGAATGGGAATAGGAATGGTAGGTTCGGGAACATGATGGGCGGAAGAGGGAATGGAAACATGGGGCACCATGGGTGGAATGGTAGGCATAGAAGATATAGAAACTATGAGGAGGAGGAGATGGAGCCGCGGTATGATGATCCCACCAAGTCTATCAAGCACACATTTCCCGAGTTCCACGGCAAGTTTGATCCCGAGGCCTACTTGGAATGGGAGTCACAAATGAGCAAAATTTTCTCACTCCATAACTTTTCGGAAGGTGATAAGGTGAAGGTGGCAATAGCCGAGTTTCGTGGCAATGCGGATACATGGTGGAATGAtacgatgaggaggagaaggatggtTAGGGGAGGAGAAGTGGGTTCGTGGGCGGAGTTGTGTGAGCTCATGAGGACTACCTTTGTACCAAAGTCCTATTTCCTCCGACTTCGAGGGGAGTTTCAAGATTTGAAGCAAGGGACGAAGAGcgtaatggagtactactacGAACTCCTATCATTGATGAGCAAGGTAGGGGTGGAGGAGCGAGAAGAGGCGACTCAAGATCGATTTATCCATGGCCTTAACATCAACTTGAAGCACAAGGTGCAAGTGGAGGCATTGAGGGGAATTTCCTTGGATGAGGTGATTGGGTTTGCCGACACTTTTGAGAGGCAAAGTAAGGAGTTGGTTTCTAGCCGGGCTAAATGGGCGTCTAGCCAAACCGGAGGGACGGGGACTAGCAAGTGGAGCGCTCCCGGCAAGAAGGTGGAAAACATGGCCAATCCAAATACCCAAGGGAGATCGATCGTTAAGGCTTTACCGGGTACTGAACCTATTAAAGCTATAGCCCCTATGGAAGACAAGAAGGTTCAATGTTTCAAGTGCAAGGGGTATGGCCATTATGCACATGAGTGCCCAAACCAACGGGTAATGGTTATCGGGCAAGATGGTAGCGTGTatagtgaggaagatgaagaagatggggAGGGTGTGG ATGAAGATACACCCTTAAGGGCTATGGTTGTACTCCGAATGCTCAATGTACAACCTAACCTTGAGGAGCATAAGGAGCAAAGGTGCAACATCTTTCATATGAAGTGTAAGGTGAAGTCCAAGACGTGCTTGGTCATCATAGATGGGGGGAGTTGTACAAATGTGGTGTGTGACCGGTTGGTGGCCAAGTTGGGATTGAAGGTACTTAAACACCCAAACCCCTACAAATTGCAATGGTTAGGGGATTCCGGGGAGTTGAAGGTGAAGGCTCAATGCAAAGTTCCATTGACGATTGGGGAAGTTGAGGAAGAAATCCTATGTGATATCATTCCTATGACGGCATGTCATGTTTTGCTAGGGAGACCATGGGAGTTTGATAGAAGG GAATTTGAAGATGTATTCCCGGAGGAACTTCCGAGTGAACTCCCTCCCATGAGGGGGATCGAGCATCAAATTGACTTTTTGCCGGGATCATCACTCCCAAACCGGGCCGCATACAAGGCGAACCCCAAGGAGACACAAGAGCTACAAAGGCAAGTCGAGGAACTTCTTGCCAAAGGTCTAATTCGTGAATCTCTATCTCCTTGTGCCGTACCCGTCATTCTTGTACCTAAGAAGGACGGAAGTTGGAGGATGT TTgtgtttcttggttttgttgtgGGAAAGGAAGGAGTGCGGGTAGATGAGGAAAAGGTGAAAGCCATTAGGGAATGGCCAACACCTAGGAATGTGAGTGAGGTTAGGTCTTTTCATGGCCTTGCTagcttctataggaggtttgttagggatttttccacaaaagcttcacccttgaactaccttgtcaaaaaaaatgttgagtttaagTGGGGGGAGGAGCAAGAGAGAGCGTTTAGTACTTTGAAAAATGACCTCACGCATGCTCCCTTACTAACACTccctaattttgataaaactttTGAACTTGAGTGTGATGCAAGTGGTGTGGGGATCGGGGGAGTTCTCATGCAAGAGGGTAAGCCCATAGCTTACTTCTCGGAAaaactaaatcaagcccaattgAACTACCCCACATACGACAAGGAGTTGTATGCTATAGTCCGTTGCCTTGAGAATTGGCAACACTACTTGATGCACAAGGAGTTTGTGATACACACGGATCATGAGTCTATTAAGTTCTTAGGAGGGCAACATAAACTTGATAAAAGACATGCTAAATGGAGTGTTTTCCTAGAGACTTTTCCCTATGTCATTAGGTACAAGAAGGGAAAGGACAATGTGGTTGCCGATGCTCTTTCTAGGAAACCTTTTGAGACCTTGCATGATGGCACTTTACTTGTGA AGAATAGGTTGTGCATACCTTCATGCTCTTTGAGAAATTTGTTGATTAAGGAGGCTCACCTAGGGGGCCTAATGGGTCATTTTGGGTTGCTTAAAACTTTTGACATACTAAGtgagcatttcttttggccttgcatgaagaagcatgttgaaaagttttgtagtagttgcttagagtgtaggcaagccaagtctaaatctaaCAATTATGGTCTTTACACCCCTTTGCCTACTCCTACACATCCTTGGGTAGACTTGTCCATGGACTTTGTTCTAGGTCTCCCAATGTCTCATCGGAAAAATGATAGCATCtttgtggtggtggataggttttccaaaatggctcacttcattccatgtcggaagacaagtgatgccaaattcgttgctagtttatttttcaaggagGTTGTAAGAATCCATGGGGTCCCGAGAACTATTGTAAGTGATAGAGAcgtcaaatttttgagtttctttTTTAAAACACTTTGGGGTAGGATGGGCACCAAACTCCTTTTCTCTACCACCGCACATCCCCAAACGGATGGTCAAACGGAAGTTGTAAACCGCTCATTGGGAACTCTTCTCCGTGCcttggtttttgaaaataaaacttcttgggaagaatgtttgcctatagccgaatttgcttataataggACCATACATTCCACCACCCAACAATCCCCTTTTGAGGTTGTCTATGGTTTCAATCCACTCACCCCATTGGACTTGTCCACGGCCGATTTGCCTTTGTCTTATATGGTTGATGTAG ATTGGGTGTGGGTACACTTTCGGAAAATATGTTTTCCCGACAAAGCAAGATCCAAGCTTGCCCCGCGAGGGGATGGCCCATTTATGGTCCTAGAGCGTGTGAACGACAATGCCTACATCATTGATCTTCCCGGGGACGACccagatttgaggacaaatccttctcaagagggagag